Within the Carassius auratus strain Wakin unplaced genomic scaffold, ASM336829v1 scaf_tig00054930, whole genome shotgun sequence genome, the region cactctttactgtcagaagtattgacatgcaattgttaccttaaagagctctttctgctctttttaacccatcaatttgttttgttgatgtaaattaaacaaactaataatgctttacttgagaaattaatgtaattattttctcctcgccttttattgtttgattagcattaatgccaacacttaactcaagccacaagacaagatttttacagataaaaaaaggaatcttaatgaccaacttctggtctaaaaatatttgactggaaaaatcatcttgtaatcaatataatttcagttctactttctgagtatgaattatcatatgcagtaaaaacaacaacactcaagctgtgtaaaaggttttgttcaactgcctggattctctcctgcatgattttatgtgagtctctttagacattggaaccgtacatgaattatgagcttctagaaGTAGGCTCACAATGTGTCAGTCATCACCGATGTGATgttgagagtgactgactgaaagttAAATCCTTTTCCCAAATAACATAATAGTCGTATTACGTAGAAACAATAAGTGCTTTCTATATATTCATAGTGCAAATAGAGAAATTTTTCAAGCAAGACAGATCTGtagacaactacaaaacctgtcatagcctacatactaataacagtctagatatgttATCAAGCCTAACTTGCGAGCATCAGGGAGACACTCTCAAAATGCGGGGTATTAAAATCCCTTTTAAATACACGTACATGTTTCGATTTAATGATCGCGGGAACACTCGGCGGTGCTAAGCGTACATTATACATTACAAGACATTCATTTTGTCAGACACTCTACAACGAATCCTCCTTTGATGTTTCTTATCGGCCaatgattatttttgtttgtgttgaacaaaaaaaagtcaaataataaaaacaattccacacagactaaactgtacatactaaacatacacagcaacagATCTGTGCATGTAGTGGTGTTTTCActagactaaagcacactggtcccctgttagatggtgaagtgtgacgcctgattggctgtaataattcacattctcaccatctctgaatgctatggcaaggatgataatataatgttacaatatatgttgattgtaacattgatttagaaatttagccaagtgaatattttcaaagttaacatgaaatcttcaagaaatgtcaaagcaaccaaagagatgtcgcagtttaccatttaacaggggacctacgtgttcagatcaacattagcactattctatctatctatctatctatctatctatctatctatctatctatctatctatctatctatctttaaaaaaaaaaaaaaaaaaaaaaaaaattagcctccaagatcaaaccggtccccagttagatggtgaagcatgacgtgatctgtttgtttgcctttacatttaacaaattacttttatttatttatttatttcttaatataatggcaatgctgataataccctcaaaatggagcctctgaaaaatgtcagtgctaaacagctaaagtagcatagttaaaaggtgttttactgaactcaactgaaatttttcaatgcagcaagctaacatataatattgtttcttaagttaacatataattttgtttcttaagttaacatataatgtagtttcttaagttaacatataatattgttttttaacttaacatataatgttaaagtgtctgtgatgtaagaagaggtgattcagtctaacaggcgtcacacgtcaccatctaactggggaccaaactcattttatctaacacatgcactctttactgtcagaagtattgacatgcaattgttaccttaaagagctcttcattttactttatttatgctatcctcaaattaactatagtgtcttgtttgttttgtcttattattttttggtttgactgaaacaaatatatatatatatatatatatatatatatatatatatatatatatatatatatatatgtatatgtatgtatatgtatatattaggggtgtaacgatacgcgtattcgtattgaaccgttcggtacgacgctttcggttcggtacgcggtacgcattatgcataccgaacggttcgttggactaattaattatatttggaaaaaaaaaagagaaatataatgatatgcgttcaacaaggtagcccaataacccaaacgacgtaacaggcaacgcccctgacactcccgaagaagaaaaaaacaccaacttatgtttatgttaggctactcagcaggcgctcgctcactcagtacgcgctgaaggctcgttgcaaaatggccaatgcgtttaacagactagaaaaagaagatgactctcaaacatattgtttgagatgcatgattccatctatgagctgctcgatcagagtgacatgagagcccctccttagaacattatttgtaaatccatgttatggtaagtgtgcacgtgaagtctttgcacactttctgaaatccacactgtggtaagtttgcacactacactagtgctctgcattctttctaaaatcctatatagtgagggcttcgcgcggttgcttcattgctttaaaaaaaaaaaaaaacaccagcgtgaatacttgaaacatgtcaactcatttacgccgacatcaccttattgtgtcagtatctgggaaaagacgaaaaaaaggagaaacatgcacgcaacaaactatgcctgcagcatttagacaccagtattatagcttacagggaatccaaagtgcacccaaacaccagacctgttggttattttaggatcttatatttctggtctgttaaatgcattagacattttgcaatgagccttcagcgcgtgctgagtgagcgagcgccttagggtccgttcacatatcgctcctaaaaacgcgtggaaaacgctaagcacgtctttctcctcctttccaaagcgctcgggcagaagcgctcatgaggcgtctgtctttgctaagcaacaatgacgtgctctctccatgagacgcggaaatttcagcgaaggataaatggatttgcagctctaaaaatcgcttgcagtagctctgctactaaatttatttcaaaattgcaatccatatacaactatgatcagctgttccttcatcttggctgagttttcaacgttgttacgggaaaggatgaagctgattggttagttcttgtcacatgacccgcggtgcgcttgcggcattctgaaaagtttagatgtttttgcattttgctgtatctaaaacgtaccgaaccgaaccgaaccgtgacatcagtgtatcgtatcgaaccgaaccgtgaattttgtgaaccgttacacccctagtatatatatatatatatgtatatatatatatatatatatatatatatatatatatatatatgtatatatatatatatatacatatatatatatatatatgtatatgtatatatatatatacatatatatatatatatatatatatatatacatatatacatatatatatatatatatatatacatatatatatatatatatatatatatatatatatatatatatatatatatatatatatatatatatatatatatatatctgtgtgattGCATTCATATATTGAGAAGTGTATTTGTATTAGTGTCAAGCCCAGAAAATATCTGCATgtcatactaatttattaaacattttggatttctattagaatatttctttaatggagatatagtgtgaatgtttcaaagtttagAGTTGCATTTAAATATAGTTAGATTGTAAAGAAACACTTGGTACAATTGCCCTAATGTTTCCACACACAGTTGCATTGCAGTCTATGGAGGTCCTCTGTTGGATAGGTAGATGTCACTCAGGTCCCCACttggcatgtttttaaaaaaaattaaaaatgcattttttcagttatattatgaaaaaagaactcaaatgaaaattttgtatgtaatttttgtttcttaaaaatgaccagaaacactGGTCCCCTCTTGGTCAGTGTATAGCGATAGTCCCCTCTTAGTAACAtagacgtgtatgtgtgtgtgtgtgtgtgtgtctccagccGGCAGCAACACTGCTTCACGCTGAGAGCTCACACTGACGGCACGCGCTGCGAGTCTGACAGAAACAAgacccatccacacacacacacagaacagtgtgtatgtgtgttaaggagagaaaaagagagtgtgtgggtttgtgtgagagagagagagagagagagagagagagagacggtgtgtgtgtgagagagagtgagagagacagagtgtgtgtgtgtgtgtgagagagagagagagagcgagagagagacagtgtgtgtgtgtgtgtgtgtgtgtgtgagagagagacgagtgtgtgtgtgtctgagagagagagagagagagagagagacggtgtgtgtgtgagagagacagagtgtgtgtgtgtgtgtgtggtgtgtgtgtgtgagagagagcgagagagagagacagtgtgtgtgtgtgtgtgtgtgtgtgtgtgtgtgtgagagagacagtgtgtgtgtgtgtgtgagagagagagagacagagtgtgtgtgtgtgtgtgagagagagctctGACTTGTTTAGTGTGTCTCTGGTTAGAAATGAGCTGCATTAACTTCTGCTGGTCATATATTGTAGGGAAAGCAGCAGCTCAAACATTCTTAACAGTTTCCCCTGTTTTATTCAGAAGTACGTCATACAAATCAGGAGTGACGAGTAAATATGAGACTGTTTTCAGTGATGTGTTGGTTTGGTTTCTCCATCATATGTGTTTAGTTCCCGTATGAACACTTCAGTGTGTGCTTCGAGTCGTTTCAGTGTGTTGGTGTGATCTGATGATCAGAAACACGAGCGTTTTCTGTGAAAGTGTAGATGTGTTTGGATGGCTCTGTACGGATGTGACGCTGCTCTCTcgttcagccaatcagagctcgtCCCGTCGGGCTTCTGCCCACATCTGGTTCTGATTGTGGCCTGCACTCCTGCTGCGGTCGCTCTGTTTAGAATAGACCCAGAATCTGAACACCACACCACACCGCGGTCTCCAGCCGAACCAGCACAGACTCGTGACTGAGGACCAAACACCTCAGATGGAAACCTGACTTCAGCAGCAAACACCGTCATGTGACCGACTGTACGGGTTCAGATcctggagtctgtgtgtgtgtgtgtgtgtgtaagagtcaGGAGCAGCAGGAAGTGAGTGTAGTATTCCTGAGGTCTGGAGTGCAGACCAGTGCTGTGGATGTAAACACACTCCTGCGTCTCGCTGCTGGATGTTGTTCTAACACTTGTTCAGTCTCAGGTGCTCATGTGTTTCCCATCTCcagatgtgcatgtgtgtctgacTGCTGCTGCTCAGTAATGCTGGCACatttacacgtgtgtgtgtgtgtgtgtgtgtgggggggtactcatacagaatgaagtgctTAGAGAATGTAAAAGTGCCTGTAGTTTGGTGTGAGGGTTATTTTTAGGTGTAGGGCTTGGGTTAGAAAATCTAGTTTGTACAGTTGAAAAACCAATCTGCCTGTAGCATGAACCCATAATGATCGTAACACCAGTATTCTCAAGTTGTGCTGTAGTTAAAGAAGAGTTAGCTGGTAAAAGGTGAGCTGAATTCATCTGCTGAATTAAAGCCACTCTAATTAAAATTCAGATTGACTGGCATCATTAGTAACCACGGTCACCGTTTCCATGGATACAGGGTTGAGCATGAGCTTCACAGCATTTCCTGTTTATTCACATCATGTTCTCAGTGATGTCATCTTCTGTTTACAGACATGTTATAAATTACCCTTTTCTAAGCTCCGCCCCTCTCGGTTACTGTTGCCAACACAAAGCTTTACTGAGTGTcccacaggagagagagagagagacgtgctTTATACActcatatataaacacacacacacacatatatatattttagatatttagagagagagataaagataaACTCCGGTGATTCTGTGCTTTATTCAGAGTTAAACATGTCTTATATGAGTCTGAATATCATACTGCGTGGCATTTATAGCCGTACTGAAAGCAACAACAGATAGTTTACCTCAGATTTTCAAAATCAATAAAAGCAAAGATATGCATCAAAACTATAAACTAAGTGCAAACCAGCAAACGTCTTCTATAACCGAGATGGCATGGCATCAGTCActcagtatgttcatttactaatgttaaaaacGTTCATTGTTTATAAGTTAGGATATGTTTCATCAGGAGTGTTTCTGGTGTTCTTCAGGTGATGGAGATGGACGGATCGGGTCGGAGGGTGTTGGTGGATGATAACCTGCCGCACATCTTCGGCTTCACGCTGCTGGGCGACTACATCTACTGGACGGACTGGCAGCGGCGCAGCATCGAGCGCGTGCACAAACTCAGCCTGGAGCGCGAGGTGATCGTCGACCAGCTGCCTGACCTCATGGGGATCAAGGCCACACACGTCCACCAGACCTTCGGTGAGCAgctgtgatgtcatttcctccCTCGAGTCACTCAAACCTGCACCAGCTGCGTTCTTGGATACTCATCCATTTCATTTCTCATATCGTGCTAGCTGTATTGTGTACTGtacactttttgtttttgctaGTTAACTTGAGTATAATAGATCACATATATTTTCCCAAGTAATGTCAAAACTTAGATGTAGTGCTCAAATGCAGCAAGTGTgcacaaggaagttttaaatcatttttgtaatatttacgTTATTTACATTAATACTCAACAAGATGGATATTTCTAAGGGAAGGGCTTCATAAAACCAGGAAATCACCAGAGCATTCTAGACAAAAACCAGTCAGCCACTCCTTTAatgaaataatagtttttttcaaCAATAAGCAGATATTATAATTAGCTAGTTCCACACTGGAGAGCTGCTTGATTTAAGGCTATCTACTGCATAAATGAACATAGAGCTTGTGCAAACATCACATTGCTgtaatcagatgctttcttaactgctgctttctaACACCGTTTCGGCTGCGTTTGTTCTGAAGTACTGTTTTGCTCCACAGTGCCTCACTGGTCAAACTACGTTACTGCAGGCTCTTACATTAACTCACATGAAGTCAATCGACTACTTTGtcgacaggttttttttttatagttgacaATGTGGACTAATCGTTTCAGGCCTGCTCTAAAGTGAACAATCCTGTTAAATGTAGTAGTTGGCACATGGTCTTGTTTGTGCTGAGCTGAATCTCTGTCTGCAGGTGTGAACCCGTGTGCGCACGCTAACGGCGGCTGCAGTCACCTGTGTCTCTATAAGCCGCAGGGCGTGTCGTGTGCGTGTCCCATCGGTCTGGAGCTCATGGCCGATCTGAGCACCTGCATCATCCCGAGGCCTTCCTGCTGTTCTCCCGCCACACGGACATCAGGCGCATCTCGCTGGAGACCAACAACAACAACGTAGCCATTCCTCTCACCGGCGTCAAAGAAGCGTCCGCACTCGACTTCGACATCACCGACAACCGCATCTACTGGACCGATATTACACTGAAGgtgaggagacacacacacaaacacactctctcactcactctccacacacactctcatacacactcacactcacacacacacacacacacacacaaacacactctctcactcactctccacacactctcatacacactcacactcatacacacacaaacacacacacaccctcactctctctcacttacactcactcactcactcacttatacacacactctcaatcactctccacacacacccacacacactcactcactcacacacactcacactcacataacacactcactctctctcacttatactcactcactcatacacactctctcacactcactctcttacactcactcactctctcactcttaaccacacacacacacacactccttctcacactcactcactctctcactcttactcacacacacacacacacacacactctctcactcactcactcaaatgcactcactcactctctctcacctctctctcacactcactcttacTCACACACGACACACCacaacacactctcactctctcactcactctcactcactcttactcacacacacacacacacttctcactCAACTCACTCAAATGcacttactcactctctctcactctcactcacactcactcttactcacacacacacacaacacacactctctcactcactctctctcactctcactcactctactcacacacacacacacactctctcactcactcactcaaatgcactcactctcactcacactcactcttactcacacacacacacacacactctctcactcctcactcactctctctcactctcactcactcttactcacacacacacacacacacctctctcactcactcaaatgcactcactcactctctctcactctcactcacactcactcctactcacacacacacacacacacactctctctcactcactcaaatgcactctctctcactctctcctcactcacactcactcttactcacacacacacacacactctctcactcactctctctcactctcactcactctcactcactcttactcacacacacacacacacacacacactctctcactcactcactcaaatgcactcactcactctctctcactctcact harbors:
- the LOC113090386 gene encoding low-density lipoprotein receptor-related protein 6-like, translating into MEMDGSGRRVLVDDNLPHIFGFTLLGDYIYWTDWQRRSIERVHKLSLEREVIVDQLPDLMGIKATHVHQTFGVNPCAHANGGCSHLCLYKPQGVSCACPIGLELMADLSTCIIPRPSCCSPATRTSGASRWRPTTTT